A single region of the Dehalococcoides mccartyi genome encodes:
- a CDS encoding ABC transporter ATP-binding protein, with protein MSQNRNTPRTQMPVSGGPMGGGMHMGGGPMGGMRMAHSGEKARNFKDTMASLLKYLTPYRFTLIIALVLAILGTVFTIIGPKLLGNATTKLFEGLVSKVTNAVGAGIDFTYIGNIVLILVGLYAISAICSYIMGYIMTGVSIKVTYDLRKQIAEKINRLPMKFFDNKTYGEVLSHVTNDVDLISNTLTQSMSQMVTSIVTILGVLVMMFTINWVMALASLIIVPVSIGLISMIVGRSQKYFRKQQDYLGHINGHVEEMYSAHNVMKAFNGEAKSIAKFKGLNEELYGASWKAQFLSSIMMPMMNFIGNLSYVVVCILGGFLAIQKTIQVGDILAFVQYVRSFTQPLAQTANIVNVLQSTAAAAERIFEFLGEGEEVPEPSNPVSLKDISGAVSFKDVSFGYSPAKTIIKDFNADIKPGQRVAIVGPTGAGKTTMVKLLMRFYDVNSGAILVDGVNIQDIKRQEYRSAFGMVLQDTWLFNGSIMDNIRFGKLDATDEEVYTAAKTAYVDHFIHTLPSGYEMIMNEESSNISQGQKQLLTIARAVLANPKILILDEATSSVDTRTEMLIQQAMENLMKGRTAFIIAHRLSTIRNADIILVMKTGEIVEQGNHTKLLEANGFYASLYNSQFESGMAEADS; from the coding sequence ATGAGCCAGAACAGAAATACCCCCCGAACCCAAATGCCGGTGAGCGGCGGACCTATGGGCGGCGGCATGCACATGGGCGGCGGTCCTATGGGCGGAATGCGTATGGCTCATTCAGGTGAAAAAGCCAGAAATTTTAAGGACACCATGGCCAGCCTTTTGAAATACCTGACACCGTACCGTTTTACGCTTATTATTGCTCTGGTATTAGCCATTTTGGGTACGGTATTTACCATTATCGGCCCGAAACTGTTAGGCAATGCAACCACCAAGCTTTTTGAAGGTTTGGTCAGTAAAGTTACTAATGCAGTAGGTGCCGGCATTGATTTTACCTATATTGGCAATATCGTACTGATTCTGGTTGGGCTATACGCAATCAGTGCCATATGCAGCTATATTATGGGCTACATAATGACCGGCGTATCCATCAAGGTTACTTATGACCTGCGTAAGCAGATAGCCGAAAAAATAAACCGCCTGCCAATGAAATTCTTTGACAACAAGACCTACGGCGAAGTGCTGAGCCACGTAACCAACGATGTTGATTTGATATCCAACACCCTGACCCAGAGCATGTCACAAATGGTCACCTCTATAGTTACCATACTGGGCGTACTGGTGATGATGTTCACTATAAACTGGGTTATGGCACTGGCTTCACTGATAATAGTCCCCGTCTCTATAGGCCTGATTTCCATGATAGTCGGGCGGTCCCAAAAATATTTCCGCAAACAACAGGACTATCTGGGTCATATAAACGGCCATGTGGAAGAAATGTATTCCGCCCACAATGTCATGAAAGCCTTTAACGGTGAGGCAAAATCCATAGCTAAATTCAAAGGGCTAAATGAAGAGCTATACGGTGCATCCTGGAAAGCCCAGTTTTTATCCAGCATTATGATGCCCATGATGAACTTCATAGGCAACCTGAGTTATGTGGTTGTATGTATCTTGGGCGGCTTTTTGGCCATACAAAAGACTATTCAGGTAGGCGACATACTGGCCTTTGTCCAGTATGTCAGGTCATTTACCCAGCCGCTGGCACAAACCGCCAATATTGTGAACGTACTCCAGTCTACAGCGGCAGCAGCCGAGCGTATTTTTGAATTTCTGGGAGAAGGCGAGGAAGTACCCGAACCGTCTAACCCTGTTAGCCTGAAGGATATTTCAGGTGCTGTCAGCTTTAAAGATGTGTCCTTTGGCTACAGCCCGGCTAAAACTATAATTAAAGATTTCAATGCAGATATAAAACCCGGCCAGCGGGTAGCCATTGTAGGCCCTACGGGTGCAGGTAAAACTACCATGGTCAAACTGCTGATGCGCTTTTACGACGTAAACAGCGGGGCAATTCTGGTAGACGGGGTAAATATCCAGGATATAAAGAGACAGGAATACCGGAGTGCTTTCGGCATGGTACTTCAGGATACCTGGCTCTTTAATGGCAGCATTATGGATAATATCCGCTTCGGCAAGCTGGACGCAACTGACGAAGAGGTTTATACCGCAGCCAAAACTGCCTACGTAGACCATTTTATACACACCCTGCCCAGCGGGTATGAAATGATAATGAACGAGGAGTCCAGCAATATTTCCCAAGGTCAAAAACAGTTGCTGACCATTGCCAGAGCCGTTTTGGCCAACCCCAAGATTTTAATTTTGGACGAAGCTACCAGCTCGGTAGATACCAGAACCGAAATGCTGATACAGCAGGCTATGGAAAATCTGATGAAAGGCCGTACCGCATTTATAATTGCCCACCGCCTGTCCACAATCCGCAACGCAGATATAATCCTTGTAATGAAAACCGGCGAGATTGTGGAACAAGGTAACCATACAAAACTGCTCGAAGCAAACGGATTTTATGCTTCACTATATAACAGCCAGTTTGAATCAGGAATGGCAGAAGCAGACTCTTAA
- a CDS encoding Ig-like domain-containing protein: MILKQGLKLFSRLVLTFALLFPTLLAVTPASTISANTFAESSQLSVTDGVYTDWGSMATPSQGVHVCTDYSNNGVGDGSGFTNTSSDITNIWVALSSSSNGLLPASPSNLIENIYYRIDTRGTSMNPGQSYFIQLNLGIAPAGKADHLLQIWAHSTETPQIKIVLYQYQSPYPNIGAFTSGNFIGLLSNVANPFPGFTGTVDANAAGRLAISDGIHYSFEAKIPFNWYTDNGTVTDDGSGMATMITAIYTATGSIGAVGTVKDTVTNSFGETCAAKIDVTTGDVSLLTPYMIFTTSPQTVGAGLSSSIITVRLNDSFGNPKNYAADTYLNLTSSSPTGVFSLTPLGAAITQILTNSSQSTVSFYYRDTTAGTYTIEASETPSRGYTDTTQSIIITTGAPASLTLSPAASSNNIYTSSNYAARLTDAYGNPIAGAAIDFSLSGTGSITYEDSLTDSQGYAHAILFSTAAGTATLTVTSGLLSDTSDQTWVGVDHFEVIVSPTPDIVAGEDFSITVNARTADNSLLDTYNGPVTLSDITGTLSTLSITLVNGTATITDATVTQAYEHDTITATDGLVSGTSTQFNVIAADIYSLILTASDTNPYANTTVLITATATDYFGNPVPGKTITWEALADDGILVPLDTITDTNGEVHANLSWNTTGVSTVQATYGSLTPSVVVTWQAGTLSYFAFDYINNVTAGTDVVCVIYAKDSAGNTLPGYTGPATLTFYSLTGGALLNYPSLGFTAGSVTLNISYTTAGTNYYLIAVDNADPAITGQSNYFDITAGAAANITLTPAASADLVGNTQHFTATVTDAYGNPVSGEAVSWSQTGSNTINYSESFTDANGQAHASIISAVITSSSGSITATITADNDSSSVDWIAVDHFEVIVSPTPDIVAGENFSITVNALDDTDTLITIYNGTVNLSEMTGFLSPLTITLVNGTATITNAAITKAYEHDQIFATDGIADGVSNLFNIITGAAATLDLTPDIASVVAGSLQTVQVSVYDAYGNLVTGYTGTVVFTSTDTLATLPFDYTFTAADAGTHTFSGELILRTASSVTLTADDSSMSDTSNYTVGTAEMAHFIFTPIYSHQDAGVPFDITVLAKDEFGNTITGYNGPVTIIDQTGSLSPQTITLTNGTGTISISITTAYLGDFLNATDGTYNGKSGNFDVYAGAPFSLSLNPETASGYTGGTTTLTALLTDQYGNPVPNESIDWEIISGSGIFPDSGTTTHSTATDLNGQSVVAVQSNAIGTTTIQVTHAALNDTSVINWDINYIYHIQFTIIPGTVSAGVPFSVTISIVDQFGNIATGFNGPLTLSDLSGSLSPTIVNLVNGIAIVNLTINTPFSSDYITANGFGMSGTSNSFNVVAGAAPAYRLDLTPNSGTATAGSPVSVTVTVYDQFGQIASTYTGTIHFSSSDLSALLPADYTFTAADGGVHTFILGVTFNTNGTQTLTATDINTSSLTDTSSWVITGADGPSQPPVTPPVTPPVNPPVNPPVTPPVTPPVTPPDTSSTSGLPVWGWILIALVTIPILLLGIVYIRSGVYGHVRCTSENKLIKDARVILKDSKGNVIREAITDANGYFYFGGLKSQVYYLTATYPTCNPSPANEGMVETGKLKRIHHDLTLVMPKE; this comes from the coding sequence ATGATTTTGAAGCAAGGCCTGAAACTGTTTAGCCGTTTAGTACTCACTTTTGCCCTGCTGTTTCCCACTCTGCTGGCTGTTACCCCTGCCAGTACCATTTCTGCCAATACCTTTGCCGAATCAAGCCAGCTTTCGGTAACAGACGGGGTTTACACTGATTGGGGAAGTATGGCAACCCCCAGTCAGGGAGTGCATGTCTGCACAGATTATTCCAATAACGGCGTTGGTGACGGGTCTGGCTTTACCAATACCAGCAGCGATATAACCAATATCTGGGTAGCTCTTTCGAGCAGTTCAAACGGGCTTCTTCCGGCCAGTCCTTCCAATCTTATAGAAAATATTTACTACCGTATAGACACCCGCGGTACTTCTATGAATCCCGGACAGAGTTATTTTATCCAGCTGAATCTGGGCATAGCCCCGGCAGGCAAAGCTGACCACCTGCTGCAGATATGGGCTCACAGTACCGAAACCCCCCAAATTAAAATCGTACTTTACCAGTACCAATCACCCTACCCCAATATAGGGGCTTTTACCAGCGGCAATTTTATTGGACTGCTATCCAACGTGGCTAATCCGTTCCCCGGTTTTACCGGCACGGTAGATGCCAATGCCGCCGGACGGCTGGCGATTTCTGACGGAATCCACTATAGTTTTGAAGCAAAAATACCATTTAACTGGTATACAGATAACGGCACAGTCACCGATGACGGCAGCGGCATGGCAACTATGATAACTGCTATTTATACCGCCACTGGCTCCATAGGGGCAGTGGGAACAGTAAAAGACACTGTCACCAACAGTTTTGGAGAAACCTGTGCCGCCAAAATTGATGTCACTACCGGTGATGTAAGCCTGCTTACCCCGTATATGATTTTCACTACTTCTCCCCAAACAGTTGGGGCGGGACTTTCATCATCTATTATTACCGTACGGCTTAATGATTCCTTCGGCAACCCCAAAAATTACGCCGCAGATACTTATTTAAACCTTACCAGTTCTTCACCTACCGGCGTTTTCAGCCTGACCCCACTAGGTGCGGCAATAACCCAGATACTCACAAATTCCAGCCAGTCAACTGTGTCTTTCTATTACCGTGATACTACGGCAGGGACTTACACTATAGAAGCGTCTGAAACACCCTCCAGAGGTTATACAGACACCACCCAATCCATTATCATAACTACAGGCGCACCGGCATCTCTGACACTAAGCCCGGCTGCATCAAGCAACAATATTTATACTTCCAGCAATTATGCGGCCCGCCTAACCGATGCTTACGGTAACCCCATAGCCGGTGCGGCTATAGATTTTTCACTAAGCGGCACAGGCAGCATAACCTATGAAGACAGCCTGACGGATTCACAGGGATATGCCCATGCCATACTTTTTTCTACTGCCGCGGGTACTGCCACCCTGACAGTGACCTCAGGTTTGCTTAGCGACACCTCTGACCAAACATGGGTCGGGGTTGACCATTTTGAGGTTATTGTAAGCCCCACACCTGATATTGTGGCCGGGGAAGATTTCAGCATAACAGTAAATGCCAGAACAGCAGATAACAGCCTGCTGGACACTTATAACGGACCGGTTACACTCTCAGATATTACCGGCACTTTGAGCACACTCAGCATCACTCTGGTTAACGGCACTGCTACCATTACTGATGCCACTGTTACCCAGGCCTATGAACATGACACGATAACTGCCACGGACGGTCTGGTAAGCGGTACAAGCACCCAGTTTAACGTAATAGCCGCGGACATATATTCTTTGATACTGACCGCTTCGGATACAAATCCTTATGCAAATACTACCGTGCTTATTACCGCCACCGCCACAGATTACTTCGGAAATCCGGTACCCGGAAAAACTATTACCTGGGAAGCACTGGCAGATGACGGTATACTAGTCCCCTTGGATACAATAACTGATACCAACGGGGAGGTACACGCCAACCTAAGCTGGAATACAACCGGTGTTTCCACCGTTCAGGCAACATACGGCTCACTCACACCATCTGTTGTTGTAACATGGCAGGCAGGAACACTTTCCTATTTTGCATTTGACTATATCAACAACGTAACTGCCGGTACTGATGTGGTTTGTGTTATCTATGCCAAAGACTCAGCCGGCAATACCCTGCCAGGATATACCGGCCCGGCTACCCTTACCTTTTACAGCCTTACCGGCGGAGCATTACTTAACTACCCGTCCCTAGGTTTTACTGCGGGAAGCGTTACTCTCAATATCAGCTACACTACAGCCGGAACAAACTATTATCTGATTGCAGTTGACAATGCCGACCCCGCTATAACCGGCCAGAGCAACTACTTTGACATCACTGCCGGTGCTGCCGCCAATATAACCCTTACCCCTGCCGCCAGCGCAGATTTGGTAGGCAACACTCAGCACTTTACCGCCACCGTGACTGATGCATATGGCAATCCTGTTTCCGGCGAAGCGGTAAGCTGGTCTCAGACCGGCTCAAATACTATTAACTACTCCGAGAGTTTTACAGATGCAAATGGACAGGCACACGCCAGTATTATCTCAGCTGTCATTACATCATCCAGCGGTTCAATTACCGCTACTATCACAGCTGACAATGACAGCTCCAGTGTAGACTGGATAGCGGTAGACCATTTTGAAGTTATTGTCAGCCCTACTCCGGATATTGTAGCCGGGGAAAATTTCAGCATAACGGTAAATGCACTTGATGACACGGATACTCTGATAACCATTTACAACGGAACAGTCAATCTTTCAGAAATGACCGGCTTCCTCAGCCCGCTCACTATTACGCTGGTAAACGGTACCGCTACCATTACAAATGCTGCTATCACCAAAGCATACGAGCATGACCAGATATTTGCCACAGACGGAATAGCAGACGGAGTAAGCAACTTATTTAATATTATCACAGGTGCAGCAGCCACTCTTGACCTTACCCCTGATATTGCCAGTGTTGTTGCCGGCAGCCTGCAAACAGTACAGGTAAGCGTTTATGACGCCTACGGCAATCTGGTTACCGGTTATACAGGCACAGTTGTGTTTACTTCCACAGATACGCTGGCAACCCTGCCCTTTGATTATACTTTTACGGCGGCAGATGCCGGCACACATACCTTCAGCGGTGAACTTATACTCCGCACCGCTTCTTCAGTTACCCTGACTGCAGATGATTCGTCTATGTCAGATACCTCTAACTATACTGTAGGCACTGCCGAAATGGCCCATTTTATATTTACCCCCATATACAGCCATCAGGACGCAGGCGTACCTTTTGATATTACCGTACTTGCCAAAGATGAATTCGGCAATACTATTACCGGCTATAACGGACCGGTAACTATAATAGATCAAACTGGCAGCCTATCCCCCCAGACTATTACCCTGACAAACGGCACAGGCACTATAAGCATCAGCATCACCACTGCCTATCTGGGAGATTTCCTGAATGCTACAGACGGCACTTACAACGGTAAAAGCGGCAACTTTGATGTATACGCCGGAGCTCCTTTCAGCCTGAGCCTTAACCCCGAAACCGCAAGCGGCTATACCGGCGGAACCACCACTCTTACGGCTTTGCTGACAGACCAGTACGGCAACCCAGTACCAAACGAATCTATTGACTGGGAGATTATCAGCGGTTCGGGTATTTTCCCTGACAGCGGTACTACCACCCATAGCACTGCCACAGACCTTAACGGGCAATCAGTGGTGGCAGTTCAATCCAACGCTATTGGTACTACCACTATACAGGTAACCCATGCGGCTCTAAACGATACTTCCGTGATAAATTGGGATATCAATTATATTTACCATATCCAGTTCACTATCATACCCGGTACGGTAAGTGCAGGGGTGCCATTTTCCGTAACTATCAGCATAGTTGACCAGTTTGGCAACATAGCCACCGGATTTAACGGGCCGCTTACCCTTTCCGACCTTAGCGGCAGTCTATCACCGACAATAGTAAATTTGGTAAACGGAATAGCTATAGTCAACCTCACTATCAACACTCCGTTTAGTTCTGACTACATCACAGCAAACGGTTTCGGCATGAGCGGCACAAGCAATTCCTTTAATGTAGTAGCAGGTGCGGCACCTGCCTACCGTTTAGATCTCACCCCGAACAGCGGTACAGCCACTGCAGGAAGTCCTGTAAGCGTTACTGTGACCGTCTATGACCAGTTTGGACAGATAGCCAGCACCTATACAGGCACCATCCATTTCAGTTCGTCAGACTTGTCAGCCCTGCTGCCTGCCGATTACACATTTACTGCCGCAGATGGAGGTGTCCATACTTTCATTCTGGGAGTTACCTTTAATACCAACGGCACACAAACTCTGACGGCCACAGATATAAACACCTCATCACTTACAGATACCTCAAGCTGGGTTATTACAGGCGCTGACGGCCCCTCACAACCTCCCGTCACTCCGCCTGTAACACCGCCAGTTAACCCTCCGGTAAATCCTCCGGTTACGCCACCAGTGACACCTCCGGTAACACCGCCTGATACATCTTCAACTTCCGGTTTACCGGTTTGGGGCTGGATACTGATAGCACTGGTGACTATCCCGATTCTGCTGTTAGGTATCGTTTATATCCGAAGTGGCGTTTACGGGCACGTACGCTGTACCAGTGAAAACAAGCTGATAAAAGATGCCCGCGTTATTCTGAAAGATTCAAAGGGGAATGTAATAAGAGAAGCTATTACTGATGCCAACGGATATTTCTACTTTGGAGGGCTCAAATCCCAGGTATACTACCTTACCGCTACCTATCCCACCTGTAACCCCAGCCCGGCCAATGAGGGAATGGTAGAAACAGGAAAACTGAAACGCATCCACCATGACCTCACATTGGTAATGCCAAAAGAGTAG
- a CDS encoding ABC transporter ATP-binding protein gives MWKLIKSLKPFTLSIIFIFILLLGQAMSDLSLPDLMSKIINIGVQQQGIENATPTAIRSSEMSRILLFVDSEDKAAVTGYYILLDKDLLPAAEYNQYLESYPGLANEPIYKLNTDDENALNRLNTVMPLSILMVSYIENGTAADILGDQFELPDGADIFEALANLPAEQLDAIIQSAKSHLSAIPESMVAQSAVSYLATEYQTIGIDLNRLQMNYMFRIGGLMLLLTLVSVTLSVTVGFLSARVAAGFGRDTRRKVFTKVESYSNSEFDKFSTASLITRSTNDIQQIQMILVMLLRIVFYAPIMGVGGIIKALGQDVSMSWIIASAVMAILAMIGVVFAVAIPKFRIIQKFVDKLNLVTREMLSGLMVVRAFNKQQLEETKFEKANADLTKTSLFINRVMVFMMPAMMLIMNGVGVLIIWVGAHQIDAGAMQVGNMMAFMQYSMQIIMAFLMVSMVFVMMPRATVSAQRIAEVLETEPAIKDPENPISFDTDTRGTVEFQKVGFKYPGADDYVLKDISFATKLGQTTAIVGGTGSGKSTLVNLIPRFYDITEGQILIDNTDIRSVTQYALRDKIGYIPQKAGLFSGTIESNIGYGNENADEDLLKKAARIAQLTEYIDTAENSLQTPISQGGANISGGQKQRMAIARAVAKQPEIYIFDDSFSAIDFKTDAALRKALKKETHNATVLIVAQRINTVMHAEQIIVLDNGRIAGKGTHKELMENCTVYRELALSQLSMEELSA, from the coding sequence TTGTGGAAATTAATTAAATCGCTTAAACCGTTTACCTTGTCTATCATATTTATTTTTATCCTGCTGCTGGGTCAGGCTATGAGTGACTTGTCTTTGCCGGACCTTATGTCAAAAATTATAAACATAGGCGTACAGCAACAGGGCATTGAAAATGCCACCCCTACGGCTATACGTTCCAGTGAAATGTCCCGCATACTCCTTTTTGTAGACAGTGAAGACAAGGCAGCGGTCACCGGGTACTACATACTGCTGGATAAAGATTTGCTGCCTGCCGCTGAATATAACCAATACCTGGAATCCTATCCCGGTTTGGCAAACGAACCTATATACAAGCTGAATACTGATGATGAAAATGCCCTAAACCGCTTAAACACCGTTATGCCTCTGTCGATACTGATGGTATCGTATATTGAAAATGGAACGGCGGCTGATATCCTGGGCGACCAGTTTGAACTGCCTGACGGAGCAGATATATTTGAGGCACTGGCAAATTTACCGGCAGAACAGCTTGATGCCATTATCCAGAGTGCCAAAAGCCATCTGTCCGCTATACCCGAAAGTATGGTTGCCCAATCCGCCGTAAGTTATCTGGCCACAGAGTATCAAACTATCGGCATTGACCTGAACAGGCTGCAAATGAACTATATGTTCAGAATCGGCGGACTGATGCTGCTGCTTACACTGGTCAGTGTAACCCTTTCGGTTACCGTGGGGTTTCTGTCCGCAAGGGTAGCCGCAGGCTTCGGCAGGGACACACGCCGCAAGGTTTTTACTAAGGTGGAAAGTTATTCCAACAGTGAATTTGATAAATTTTCTACGGCCTCGCTGATAACCCGCTCTACCAATGATATCCAGCAGATACAAATGATACTGGTCATGCTGCTCAGGATTGTATTCTATGCCCCTATTATGGGTGTAGGCGGCATAATCAAAGCTCTGGGACAGGATGTCTCCATGTCATGGATTATTGCCTCCGCCGTAATGGCAATACTGGCTATGATAGGCGTAGTTTTCGCAGTAGCAATACCCAAGTTCAGAATAATCCAGAAGTTTGTTGATAAATTAAATCTGGTTACCCGTGAGATGCTAAGCGGACTGATGGTTGTGCGCGCATTCAACAAGCAGCAACTGGAAGAAACAAAATTTGAAAAAGCCAACGCAGACCTTACTAAAACATCTCTGTTTATCAACCGGGTAATGGTATTTATGATGCCGGCCATGATGCTGATAATGAACGGGGTAGGAGTGCTGATTATCTGGGTGGGAGCACATCAGATAGATGCAGGTGCCATGCAGGTAGGCAATATGATGGCCTTTATGCAATACTCCATGCAGATTATTATGGCCTTCCTTATGGTCTCCATGGTATTTGTCATGATGCCCAGAGCTACCGTATCCGCCCAACGCATTGCAGAGGTACTGGAAACTGAACCAGCCATCAAGGACCCCGAAAACCCCATAAGCTTTGATACCGATACCAGAGGCACAGTGGAATTTCAAAAGGTAGGTTTTAAATACCCCGGCGCAGATGATTATGTCCTGAAGGATATTTCTTTTGCGACCAAACTCGGGCAAACTACCGCCATTGTAGGCGGCACAGGCAGCGGCAAATCAACTCTGGTTAATCTCATTCCCCGCTTTTACGATATAACCGAAGGCCAGATTTTGATAGATAACACTGACATACGCAGTGTCACCCAGTATGCCTTGCGGGATAAAATCGGATACATCCCCCAAAAAGCCGGCTTATTCTCCGGCACTATAGAGAGCAATATAGGGTATGGAAATGAAAATGCGGATGAAGATTTACTAAAAAAAGCCGCCCGGATTGCCCAGCTGACAGAATATATTGACACTGCTGAAAACAGCCTCCAAACACCTATCTCGCAGGGAGGGGCAAATATATCCGGCGGTCAAAAACAAAGGATGGCTATTGCCAGAGCCGTAGCCAAGCAACCAGAAATATATATCTTTGATGACAGCTTCTCCGCCATTGATTTCAAGACAGATGCGGCTCTGAGAAAAGCCCTCAAAAAAGAGACTCACAATGCTACGGTCTTGATTGTAGCCCAAAGGATAAATACCGTTATGCATGCCGAGCAGATTATCGTGCTGGACAACGGGCGGATTGCCGGAAAAGGCACCCATAAAGAGCTGATGGAAAACTGCACAGTATACCGCGAATTGGCCCTCTCACAGCTATCCATGGAGGAGTTATCAGCATGA
- a CDS encoding MarR family winged helix-turn-helix transcriptional regulator: MKNVQRDASVIKPSLSPPQARLVLIISRYNDAGISVKELARLTSVTPGAITQFINTLVDKKLITRETDPADRRSIKIKLTPSARNEIHQFKNELFSSAIKKFDVLNTDELKELTRIIAKVSPEIVTKEEMF, from the coding sequence ATGAAAAATGTTCAGCGGGATGCTTCTGTAATAAAGCCCTCCCTCAGCCCTCCCCAAGCCAGATTGGTCTTGATAATCAGCAGGTACAATGATGCGGGAATATCCGTCAAGGAGCTAGCCCGCCTGACTTCAGTAACCCCCGGTGCCATTACCCAATTTATAAATACATTAGTCGATAAAAAACTGATAACAAGGGAAACAGACCCGGCTGACAGACGCAGTATAAAGATAAAACTGACCCCGTCTGCCAGAAATGAAATCCATCAGTTTAAAAATGAACTTTTCAGCTCTGCGATCAAAAAATTTGACGTTCTGAACACTGATGAACTTAAAGAGCTAACCAGAATAATTGCCAAGGTCAGCCCTGAAATAGTCACCAAAGAAGAAATGTTCTAG
- a CDS encoding alpha/beta fold hydrolase, protein MSILTDSFVLHGKPPYTLMFLHGGPGAGGELAHLAEDISQIKGVIEPHLYSLSIKAQIDYLRDVIASIGQRKVLLLGHSWGAWLGIILAAACPQYISKLILVSCPPFCQTEANGIADIRLGRLNTEQRSRLTALNQLLAEADNTAVADEAMAEVGKLFLQADTYSSLNLPDTAAECSYQTYKSVWQEALSLRQGNKFEGYLALLECPVIAIHGDYDPHPAKPVFEYLVNNLTEFSPVLLRRCGHCPWHETYAREEFIALLKEEIRYHSNTEN, encoded by the coding sequence ATGAGTATTTTAACTGACAGTTTTGTCCTTCACGGAAAACCGCCATACACTTTGATGTTTTTGCACGGCGGGCCGGGTGCAGGCGGGGAATTGGCCCACTTGGCAGAGGATATAAGCCAAATAAAGGGGGTTATTGAGCCGCATCTTTACAGTCTCAGCATAAAGGCACAGATAGATTATCTGCGGGATGTTATTGCCAGTATAGGGCAGCGAAAAGTGCTGCTGTTGGGTCATTCATGGGGAGCATGGCTGGGCATTATATTGGCAGCGGCCTGCCCGCAGTATATTTCAAAGCTGATACTGGTATCTTGCCCGCCATTCTGTCAGACAGAGGCAAATGGCATTGCTGATATCCGCCTGGGGCGGTTGAATACAGAACAGAGGAGTAGATTAACAGCTTTGAATCAGCTGCTGGCTGAAGCTGATAATACTGCTGTTGCTGATGAGGCTATGGCTGAGGTCGGGAAACTGTTTCTGCAGGCGGATACATATTCTTCCCTGAATCTGCCTGATACAGCGGCAGAGTGCAGTTACCAAACGTATAAATCTGTCTGGCAGGAAGCGCTTTCTTTGCGACAGGGAAATAAGTTTGAAGGGTATCTGGCTTTGCTGGAATGTCCGGTGATTGCTATTCACGGGGACTATGATCCTCACCCTGCAAAACCAGTCTTCGAATATTTAGTAAACAATCTGACGGAGTTTTCTCCGGTTTTGCTCAGGCGGTGCGGTCATTGCCCGTGGCATGAAACGTATGCGAGGGAAGAATTCATAGCTTTGCTGAAAGAGGAAATCCGATATCACTCAAATACCGAAAATTGA
- a CDS encoding Fur family transcriptional regulator, with amino-acid sequence MSCLNTIKQSGYKLTLQRKLVVDVIHSVPAHVTAEEIINKVQEQFPDINRSTVYRTLDLLESIGCVVKSKIDDQTVYHHSDEGHHHHLICSRCGQRIECSDEMLAKLRCDIQSEYGFTPNLSHMVINGICSDCRK; translated from the coding sequence ATGAGTTGTTTAAATACTATAAAGCAGTCCGGTTATAAGCTGACTCTCCAGCGTAAGCTGGTAGTTGATGTTATCCATTCTGTTCCTGCCCATGTGACTGCTGAAGAGATAATAAACAAGGTTCAGGAGCAGTTTCCTGATATCAATCGCTCCACTGTCTACCGCACGCTGGATTTGCTGGAGAGTATTGGTTGTGTGGTTAAGAGCAAGATAGATGACCAGACTGTATATCACCATTCTGACGAAGGGCATCATCATCACCTTATATGCAGCCGCTGCGGACAACGGATAGAATGCAGTGACGAGATGCTGGCAAAACTTCGCTGTGATATCCAGTCAGAATACGGTTTCACCCCGAATCTGAGCCACATGGTTATAAACGGTATTTGCTCTGATTGCCGCAAATAA
- a CDS encoding 4Fe-4S dicluster domain-containing protein, translated as MQSNSHKHNPGDFTPAINTSKCEGDGECTMVCPNSVFEIYHLSAEEKGRLSFIARLKVSAHGGKQARLIHAERCEGCGNCVSACHEKAVKLKKNQTADT; from the coding sequence ATGCAGTCAAATAGCCATAAACATAATCCCGGTGATTTTACCCCGGCAATAAACACTTCAAAATGCGAGGGAGACGGAGAATGCACCATGGTATGCCCCAATAGCGTATTTGAAATATATCACCTATCTGCGGAAGAAAAAGGCCGTCTGTCCTTTATAGCCAGACTGAAAGTATCGGCACATGGCGGTAAACAAGCCCGTTTAATTCATGCGGAACGCTGTGAAGGCTGTGGCAATTGCGTAAGCGCCTGCCATGAAAAAGCCGTTAAATTAAAGAAAAACCAGACAGCTGATACTTAA